The following coding sequences lie in one Methylotenera versatilis 301 genomic window:
- a CDS encoding PilC beta-propeller domain-containing protein, with protein MTNSLTQHFFNQCARIPQYKRILMKASLTASLLASLAMFPASVFSALPVLADKPLGKAAGTIKPNLMFVFDTSQSMNKSLANDTLDDAAQCKAAMKNKSGTAITNLTVGPTAAFPSRPTTRLAIQPSSGFSNGNLVYLAIPGKPEYSGVYKIKAKNGTTTGCISGTEVYTTTLTVNSPYKVNETNPSVVAPDKVGVVAYNSGNPLSDPPVAPTNGCAVPAALPANSGNTTTDLNLGGGFVVNASGVTATPSASCYIRDRKDTNGCKVTTAAPANSGSTTTNYNRGGGFLETASGGVTSTASTSCYWYDPADTPVGTFVSCTNGTTGENSLEVDIAPGAPAGALTAAEIADARIVLQSDDTKCYNNEPPLVAAKVQSLFYDPSVEYVPPPKPTLVGLGTASPGNRLPSMTSAYTSNWANVRIDGTRLNASGDPITNANGTACNAAGTNLLTCNNTYKAPDGTFDFKKWEEMVYCDTPDRPAAYTSDRLWHESTRCMHNTPANTSSVTNSSPRYPYPYPNTSDGGVTSPSKTNFYLANVLHQDGVAKLTTDNPVADVYAFGETYQFSNPFYYNVRAIEYCNSAKLNNCVMATAPSGAYTEPAYVRYCKTQAQATDMSTSPNAAACQGVYTGTGASDYRFARYGLFERVDVKPTVTSYAKSADRSDCLGSTCTYAEEMTNIANWYAYYKTRMQLMKSAVGRTFDTLDENYRVGLITVEDYNTAGNYIPIRDFITGTNFQKENWFKSLYSRWPAGGTSLRDVLGTVGRIYSGKKPITGFTAVADDPVQYSCQKNYTLLTTDGYWNGPAGQKIDGSAVGDQDGAPTARPQRDALNIPDTLADVAQYYYETDLRSPTNVPVNCTGALGTDVCLDDVKATGDDAKTSQHMTTYTLGLGVDGLLNSTNYKTTTVGDYADLTSGTTSWPQPGPDNGDTTFTALERATVDDLWHAAVNGHGTYFSARNPQQVITGIGGTLATLSDAVGTGSATSLSNNTPVAGDNYAYSARYVTGTWTGNLFARTIAGDGALSLGAVWCVENETSVTPACTPNATSGLSTKVGLNSDTRTIYANVSGSLQPFKYANLTGTQQAFFNSANLHGLSQWADYNAYQLSQVGGASLVDYLRGQTKYDRRPSNNLNVPPATTGDNRLYRQRTAVLGDIVDSDPVYVGESQTTYADAGYTAFLATTALRDRMVYVGANDGMLHAFDASTGEERWAYVPTKVMPNMWKLADQDYRNNHTNYVNAKMTVSDVYVGGAWKTILVSGFGQGGRGYFALDITNPSVAPTLLWETDDSATWNNLGYSYGKPVITKRAIDNKWVVLVTSGYNNTSPGDGGGRLFVLDAGTGAELVSGGIPTGSGTTTTPSGLAQISAFVSSPFVNNVAQYVYGGDLLGDMWRFDLNTNTMIKFTSLYSGAAPGIAQPITVAPTLGEIDSKRVIFIGTGKYIEPDDLLPANFRQQTLYGIKDNDVTSAITGLRATLVEQTLTETYSTRDVTTTNTVDWSSKNGWFVDLNNSATTGERQNVKALLVSGALIVPTMIPPAGVCGTGTGWKNVFNYRTGGAVDPTSSTLVSTQVTSPMAGIYVVYDVTNTTDGKFSVGHDRGDGGGSNGCPGGSGCDVYPPVNGEFLGTRSIWRELIAP; from the coding sequence ATGCGGCACAATGTAAAGCTGCTATGAAAAACAAATCTGGAACAGCAATTACTAATTTGACTGTTGGTCCGACAGCTGCTTTTCCTAGTAGACCGACAACGCGCCTCGCTATTCAGCCAAGCAGTGGCTTTAGTAACGGTAATCTTGTTTATTTAGCTATACCGGGCAAGCCTGAGTATTCTGGTGTATATAAAATTAAAGCAAAAAATGGTACTACTACTGGCTGTATTAGTGGAACTGAAGTTTACACTACTACACTCACAGTAAATTCGCCTTATAAGGTTAATGAGACAAATCCAAGTGTTGTTGCCCCAGACAAGGTTGGTGTAGTTGCATATAATTCAGGTAATCCTTTGTCTGATCCACCTGTTGCGCCAACAAATGGGTGTGCAGTACCAGCTGCGCTACCTGCAAATAGTGGCAATACAACGACTGATCTTAATTTGGGCGGGGGGTTTGTTGTCAATGCTTCAGGCGTAACCGCAACACCAAGTGCTAGTTGTTATATACGTGATCGTAAAGATACTAACGGTTGTAAAGTGACTACTGCAGCACCCGCAAATAGTGGCAGTACTACTACAAATTATAATCGTGGTGGTGGTTTCCTTGAAACTGCATCAGGCGGAGTGACTTCAACTGCTAGCACTAGTTGCTACTGGTATGACCCTGCGGATACGCCAGTTGGTACGTTTGTGTCATGTACTAATGGTACTACTGGTGAAAATAGTTTGGAAGTTGATATCGCTCCTGGTGCACCTGCTGGTGCTTTAACTGCGGCAGAGATTGCTGATGCTCGCATAGTGCTTCAGAGCGACGATACAAAATGTTATAACAATGAGCCTCCACTAGTCGCAGCTAAAGTGCAAAGTTTGTTCTATGACCCTAGTGTTGAGTATGTGCCACCACCCAAACCGACACTAGTTGGCTTGGGGACAGCATCTCCTGGCAATAGATTGCCTTCTATGACATCGGCTTATACTTCAAACTGGGCTAATGTTCGGATAGATGGTACCAGACTTAATGCTAGTGGAGATCCAATAACAAACGCAAATGGAACAGCTTGTAATGCTGCAGGAACTAACCTTCTGACTTGTAACAATACTTACAAAGCGCCAGATGGTACTTTTGATTTCAAAAAATGGGAAGAAATGGTCTACTGTGACACACCTGATAGACCCGCTGCCTATACAAGCGATAGACTTTGGCATGAGTCTACTCGTTGTATGCACAATACACCTGCAAACACTAGCAGTGTGACAAACTCTTCACCTCGCTATCCGTATCCGTACCCAAATACCTCCGATGGTGGAGTGACTAGCCCTTCAAAAACTAATTTTTACTTGGCTAACGTATTGCATCAAGATGGCGTAGCTAAACTTACCACGGATAACCCTGTGGCAGATGTCTATGCTTTTGGTGAGACGTACCAATTTTCTAACCCATTTTATTATAACGTTCGCGCTATTGAGTATTGTAATTCGGCTAAGTTGAATAATTGCGTTATGGCAACTGCACCATCGGGGGCATACACTGAGCCAGCTTATGTGCGTTATTGCAAAACGCAGGCACAGGCGACCGATATGAGTACCTCGCCAAATGCGGCTGCTTGCCAAGGTGTTTATACAGGTACAGGAGCTTCAGATTATCGATTTGCAAGATATGGTTTATTTGAGCGAGTTGATGTTAAACCTACAGTTACAAGTTATGCTAAAAGTGCAGATCGCAGCGACTGTTTAGGTAGTACTTGTACATATGCTGAGGAAATGACTAACATTGCAAACTGGTATGCATATTATAAAACCCGTATGCAATTAATGAAAAGTGCTGTAGGACGCACTTTTGATACTTTGGATGAAAATTATCGTGTTGGATTAATTACTGTTGAAGACTACAACACGGCAGGTAACTATATACCTATTAGAGACTTTATTACAGGGACGAATTTCCAAAAGGAAAATTGGTTTAAGAGTTTGTATAGCAGGTGGCCAGCAGGCGGCACTTCATTACGTGATGTGTTGGGTACAGTAGGTAGAATTTACTCAGGCAAAAAGCCGATTACAGGGTTTACTGCAGTAGCAGACGACCCAGTGCAGTACTCATGTCAAAAAAACTATACCTTACTGACTACTGATGGGTATTGGAATGGCCCTGCAGGTCAAAAAATTGATGGAAGTGCTGTGGGTGACCAAGATGGAGCACCCACAGCACGACCACAACGTGATGCATTAAATATCCCTGACACTTTAGCCGACGTGGCTCAGTATTATTATGAAACAGATCTTCGCAGCCCAACCAATGTGCCTGTCAATTGTACTGGAGCATTAGGAACGGATGTGTGTTTGGATGATGTTAAAGCGACAGGAGATGATGCTAAAACATCACAGCACATGACAACCTATACTTTAGGCTTAGGTGTGGATGGTTTGTTAAACTCGACCAATTATAAAACAACTACAGTTGGCGATTATGCTGACTTAACTAGTGGTACAACGAGTTGGCCACAACCTGGTCCTGATAATGGAGACACAACGTTTACAGCACTTGAGCGAGCCACCGTAGATGATCTATGGCATGCTGCTGTGAACGGTCACGGCACTTATTTTAGTGCAAGAAACCCGCAACAGGTCATTACTGGTATTGGTGGAACCTTGGCAACGCTCAGTGATGCAGTTGGTACTGGTTCAGCAACCTCTTTAAGTAATAACACACCAGTGGCCGGCGATAATTACGCTTATAGCGCTAGATATGTAACGGGAACTTGGACTGGTAATTTATTTGCTCGTACTATCGCAGGTGATGGCGCTTTAAGCTTAGGCGCTGTTTGGTGTGTAGAGAATGAGACAAGTGTTACGCCCGCATGTACACCAAACGCAACATCAGGTCTCAGTACAAAGGTGGGGCTAAATTCGGATACACGCACTATTTATGCTAATGTGAGTGGAAGTTTGCAACCGTTTAAGTATGCTAATTTAACAGGTACCCAACAGGCGTTTTTCAACTCGGCAAATCTACACGGCTTAAGTCAATGGGCTGACTATAATGCTTATCAATTAAGTCAAGTAGGCGGTGCAAGTTTAGTTGATTATCTTCGAGGTCAAACTAAGTATGATAGGCGACCTTCTAATAACCTTAATGTTCCTCCAGCCACAACTGGTGATAACCGCTTATATCGACAACGCACTGCTGTTTTAGGAGATATTGTGGACTCCGATCCAGTGTATGTTGGTGAGTCTCAGACTACTTATGCAGATGCTGGATATACGGCTTTCTTAGCTACAACTGCGCTAAGAGATAGGATGGTTTACGTTGGCGCAAATGACGGCATGTTGCATGCTTTTGACGCAAGTACGGGTGAAGAGCGTTGGGCCTACGTGCCAACGAAAGTGATGCCAAATATGTGGAAGCTAGCCGATCAGGACTATAGAAACAATCATACCAATTATGTGAATGCGAAAATGACTGTGTCAGACGTTTATGTGGGTGGTGCATGGAAAACAATCCTTGTAAGTGGTTTTGGTCAAGGCGGACGTGGCTATTTTGCCCTAGACATTACAAATCCAAGTGTAGCCCCTACTTTACTATGGGAAACAGATGATTCGGCTACTTGGAATAATTTGGGGTACAGTTACGGTAAGCCTGTTATTACAAAAAGGGCAATTGATAATAAGTGGGTGGTGTTAGTTACCTCTGGGTACAACAACACCTCTCCCGGTGATGGAGGCGGAAGATTATTTGTGTTGGATGCTGGAACAGGTGCTGAACTCGTTTCTGGCGGAATTCCTACAGGTAGCGGTACAACGACTACCCCAAGCGGATTAGCACAAATATCTGCATTCGTTAGTAGCCCATTTGTCAATAATGTTGCGCAGTATGTTTATGGAGGTGATCTATTAGGCGATATGTGGCGCTTTGATTTAAATACAAATACCATGATCAAGTTCACCTCTTTGTATAGTGGTGCAGCTCCTGGTATTGCGCAACCAATTACCGTTGCGCCTACGTTAGGCGAAATTGATAGTAAACGCGTGATATTTATCGGCACCGGTAAATACATTGAGCCTGATGATTTGTTGCCTGCAAATTTTAGGCAACAGACTCTTTATGGAATTAAAGATAATGATGTTACGTCTGCGATTACAGGCTTACGTGCGACTCTTGTAGAGCAGACACTAACAGAAACATACAGTACTAGAGACGTAACTACTACTAATACTGTAGATTGGTCATCTAAAAATGGTTGGTTTGTAGATTTGAATAATAGCGCCACTACTGGAGAACGTCAAAATGTAAAGGCCTTACTGGTATCAGGTGCCTTAATTGTACCTACAATGATTCCTCCAGCAGGGGTATGTGGAACTGGTACAGGATGGAAAAATGTATTCAACTATAGAACTGGTGGTGCTGTCGACCCAACAAGTAGTACTTTAGTTTCTACACAGGTTACCTCGCCAATGGCTGGGATATATGTTGTATACGATGTTACTAACACGACTGATGGTAAGTTTTCTGTGGGACATGATAGGGGTGATGGAGGTGGAAGTAACGGTTGTCCTGGCGGCTCAGGTTGCGATGTGTACCCCCCTGTAAATGGGGAGTTTTTAGGTACTAGAAGCATTTGGAGGGAATTAATCGCACCATAA